A stretch of Sphingomonas sp. JUb134 DNA encodes these proteins:
- the mazG gene encoding nucleoside triphosphate pyrophosphohydrolase, whose amino-acid sequence MIERLVGIMARLRDPEHGCEWDRAQTFATISPYTIEEAYEVADAIARGDIPDLKEELGDLLLQVVFHSRIAEEAGQFALPDVVAAISDKMERRHPHIFGDATASPGWEAIKAAERGAKTTNESGGALGGVALGLPALSRAEKLQKRAARVGFDWPDASGPRVKIDEELLEIEGASPTELEEEVGDLLFAVVNWARHLGVDPEAALRSANAKFERRFAAMEAHAGPLFPELTLDEKEALWAAAKTAERS is encoded by the coding sequence ATGATCGAGCGGTTGGTCGGGATCATGGCGCGCCTTCGGGATCCTGAGCATGGCTGCGAATGGGATCGCGCTCAGACCTTCGCCACGATTTCGCCGTACACGATCGAAGAAGCCTATGAAGTTGCCGACGCAATCGCCCGCGGCGACATCCCGGACCTAAAGGAAGAACTCGGCGATCTGCTGCTGCAGGTGGTGTTCCACAGCCGCATTGCCGAGGAAGCCGGCCAGTTCGCCTTGCCGGACGTGGTTGCGGCGATCAGCGACAAGATGGAGCGCCGTCATCCGCATATCTTCGGCGACGCCACGGCGAGCCCCGGCTGGGAAGCGATCAAGGCGGCGGAGCGCGGCGCAAAGACGACGAACGAAAGTGGCGGCGCGTTGGGCGGCGTCGCGCTCGGCCTGCCGGCGCTCAGCCGCGCCGAAAAGCTCCAGAAGCGGGCCGCACGCGTGGGCTTCGACTGGCCGGATGCGAGCGGTCCCCGTGTAAAGATCGACGAGGAACTGCTTGAAATTGAAGGTGCTTCGCCGACGGAATTGGAAGAGGAAGTCGGCGACCTGCTCTTCGCGGTCGTGAACTGGGCTCGGCACCTCGGCGTTGATCCTGAGGCAGCGCTACGGAGCGCCAATGCCAAGTTCGAGCGCCGCTTCGCTGCGATGGAGGCACATGCGGGACCGTTGTTTCCCGAACTGACCTTGGACGAAAAGGAAGCGCTCTGGGCCGCGGCCAAGACCGCTGAGCGCTCGTAA
- the hflX gene encoding GTPase HflX, with amino-acid sequence MSGGFERDVEEFSRGARALIVLPDMGGSARDADARLAETAGLALAIGVEVQERVALRVRQPRAATLIGSGQVDALAETVRDQDLQLAVFDAALTPIQQRNLEKGLGCKVIDRTGLILEIFGERARTAEGRLQVELAHLDYQAGRLVRSWTHLERQRGGFGFLGGPGETQIEADRRLIRDRMARLRRELESVSRTRGLHRDRRQRAPWPVVALVGYTNAGKSTLFNRLTGAEVMAENLLFATLDPTLRQISLPGVDKVILSDTVGFVSELPTQLVAAFKATLEEVVSADLLVHVRDIAHPDTQAQADDVEAVLSEIGVDESTPRIEAWNKLDLLEPDDRTELEGEASRRDDVVAISALTGEGVDTLLRTIADRLTQGHRRYRIALAPEDGASAAWLHAHGEVIDHWMEGSSALYDVRMAPADYERFLTR; translated from the coding sequence TTGAGCGGCGGGTTCGAACGCGACGTCGAGGAGTTTTCGCGCGGCGCGCGTGCGCTGATCGTGCTCCCGGACATGGGTGGATCGGCGCGCGATGCCGACGCTCGTCTCGCGGAGACGGCGGGGCTCGCGCTGGCGATCGGGGTCGAAGTGCAGGAGCGCGTGGCGCTGCGCGTACGACAACCGCGCGCCGCGACGCTGATCGGCAGCGGACAGGTCGACGCGCTTGCCGAGACGGTCCGCGACCAGGACCTGCAGCTTGCGGTATTTGATGCCGCCCTCACGCCGATCCAGCAGCGGAACCTGGAGAAGGGCCTTGGCTGCAAGGTCATCGATCGCACCGGCCTGATCCTGGAGATCTTCGGCGAACGTGCGCGCACCGCCGAGGGGCGCCTGCAGGTGGAGCTTGCGCACCTGGATTATCAGGCCGGCCGCCTGGTCCGCAGCTGGACCCACCTCGAACGGCAGCGGGGCGGCTTCGGCTTCCTGGGCGGCCCCGGTGAGACGCAGATCGAGGCCGACCGCCGCCTGATCCGCGACCGCATGGCGCGGCTGCGGCGCGAACTCGAGAGCGTGTCGCGCACCCGCGGGCTGCACCGGGATCGCCGGCAGCGGGCGCCTTGGCCTGTCGTCGCGCTGGTCGGCTATACGAACGCCGGCAAGTCTACGCTGTTCAACCGGCTGACCGGGGCGGAGGTGATGGCAGAGAACCTGCTGTTCGCGACGCTCGATCCAACGCTTCGGCAAATCTCGCTGCCGGGCGTGGACAAGGTGATCCTGTCGGACACGGTGGGCTTTGTCTCGGAGCTTCCGACCCAACTCGTTGCGGCGTTCAAGGCGACCTTGGAAGAGGTCGTTTCGGCCGACTTGCTCGTCCACGTCCGCGACATCGCGCATCCGGACACCCAGGCTCAGGCGGATGATGTCGAGGCGGTGCTCTCCGAGATCGGCGTGGACGAATCCACGCCCAGGATCGAAGCCTGGAACAAGCTGGACCTTCTGGAGCCCGACGACCGAACCGAGCTTGAAGGCGAGGCGTCGCGTCGCGACGATGTCGTCGCAATCTCAGCACTGACCGGGGAGGGGGTGGACACGCTCCTTCGCACCATCGCCGATCGCCTGACCCAAGGACATCGGCGCTATCGCATCGCCCTGGCCCCGGAAGACGGCGCCAGCGCGGCGTGGCTGCACGCCCATGGCGAGGTCATCGACCATTGGATGGAGGGTTCAAGCGCCTTGTACGATGTCCGCATGGCTCCGGCGGACTATGAGCGGTTCCTCACACGCTGA
- the ntrX gene encoding nitrogen assimilation response regulator NtrX, protein MKLDILVVDDETDIRDLVSGVLEDEGYETRGAADSDAALEAIAARRPSLVLLDVWLQGSRLDGLELLDVIKERDPTLPVLVISGHGNIDTAVAAIRRGAVDFIEKPFEAERLLFLVERATETERLRREVASLRASAGREDDLTGSSAAINTVRATLKRVASTGSRVLITGGPGIGKEVAARLLHGWSQRTAAPFVIVSAARMTPERVEEELFGVEEGGELVRPGLLEQAHGGTLFLDEIADMPIATQARILRVLTDQSFTRVGGQRVVKVDVRVVSATARNLQDEIAEGRFREDLYYRLNVVPVVIPALTERREDIPALVEHFVAHYASERRVPTPEVAPDAMVALQSYEWPGNVRQLRNVVERTVILAPGNRIGRIDVDLLPPEVLGTPGEGSGGLGANAIMGAPLREARESFEREYLRVQIRRFSGNISRTASFIGMERSALHRKLKLLGITETRGDE, encoded by the coding sequence ATGAAGCTCGATATCCTTGTCGTCGATGACGAAACCGACATCCGCGATCTCGTCTCCGGTGTGCTGGAAGACGAGGGCTACGAAACGCGGGGCGCTGCCGACAGCGATGCAGCGCTGGAGGCGATCGCCGCAAGGCGCCCGTCACTGGTGCTGCTCGACGTCTGGCTGCAGGGTTCGCGGCTGGACGGGCTCGAACTGCTCGACGTCATCAAAGAGCGGGATCCCACGCTTCCCGTGCTGGTGATCTCCGGCCACGGCAACATCGACACTGCGGTGGCGGCGATCCGTCGCGGTGCGGTCGACTTCATCGAGAAGCCGTTCGAGGCAGAGCGCCTGCTGTTCCTGGTAGAACGTGCGACCGAAACCGAGCGGCTGCGCCGCGAGGTCGCCTCGCTGCGCGCTTCGGCAGGTCGTGAGGACGACCTCACCGGTAGTTCGGCGGCGATCAATACCGTTCGCGCAACGCTCAAGCGCGTGGCCTCCACCGGCAGCCGCGTGCTCATCACCGGCGGCCCCGGCATCGGCAAGGAAGTCGCGGCCCGCCTGCTTCATGGCTGGAGCCAGCGCACCGCTGCGCCCTTTGTGATCGTAAGCGCCGCGCGGATGACGCCCGAGCGCGTGGAAGAAGAGTTGTTCGGGGTGGAGGAGGGCGGTGAGCTCGTCCGCCCGGGTCTGCTCGAGCAGGCGCATGGCGGCACCTTGTTCCTGGACGAGATCGCCGACATGCCGATTGCGACCCAGGCGCGCATCCTGCGGGTGCTGACCGATCAGAGCTTCACACGCGTCGGGGGCCAGCGCGTCGTCAAGGTGGACGTGCGGGTCGTCTCCGCTACCGCGCGGAACCTGCAGGACGAGATTGCGGAGGGCCGTTTCCGCGAAGATCTCTACTACCGCCTCAACGTCGTTCCGGTGGTGATCCCGGCGCTAACCGAGCGCCGCGAGGACATACCGGCACTGGTGGAGCATTTCGTCGCGCATTACGCCTCCGAGCGGCGGGTGCCGACGCCGGAGGTCGCTCCCGATGCGATGGTGGCGCTGCAATCCTATGAGTGGCCGGGCAACGTCCGCCAGCTGCGCAATGTCGTCGAGCGCACCGTGATCCTCGCGCCGGGCAACCGCATTGGCCGGATCGACGTGGACCTGCTTCCTCCGGAAGTGCTCGGCACGCCGGGCGAGGGGAGCGGCGGGCTGGGCGCCAACGCCATCATGGGAGCGCCCCTCCGCGAGGCGCGGGAGTCGTTCGAGCGGGAATACCTGCGCGTGCAGATCCGGCGCTTCTCAGGGAACATCTCGCGCACTGCGAGCTTCATCGGCATGGAGCGTTCGGCGCTTCATCGGAAACTGAAGTTGCTCGGCATCACCGAAACCCGGGGCGACGAGTAG
- the tmk gene encoding dTMP kinase, with the protein MSGLFISLEGGEGVGKSTQTARLAAALEARGLHVVVTREPGGSEGAEAIRGLLMQGEVTRWSPHAEALLFAAARADHVEKRIRPALEAGQWVLCDRYIDSTRAYQGGQGIDDAAILALHAFGSKGLLPDRTLLLSLPEGAGEERALVRDRGVADRFGARGPEFHAQVAATFERIADGEAARVRRVDAAGTPEAVTARLMDALADLLP; encoded by the coding sequence TTGAGCGGCCTGTTCATCTCGTTGGAGGGCGGCGAGGGCGTCGGCAAGTCGACCCAGACCGCCCGCCTGGCTGCCGCGCTGGAAGCGCGGGGCCTGCACGTCGTGGTTACGCGCGAGCCGGGCGGCAGCGAAGGCGCGGAAGCGATCCGCGGCCTGCTGATGCAGGGCGAGGTGACGCGCTGGAGCCCGCATGCCGAGGCGCTCTTGTTCGCAGCGGCGCGGGCGGATCACGTCGAGAAGCGCATCCGTCCCGCGCTCGAGGCGGGGCAATGGGTGTTGTGCGATCGATATATCGACAGCACCCGCGCGTATCAGGGCGGGCAGGGGATCGACGACGCGGCGATTCTCGCGCTGCATGCCTTTGGCTCGAAGGGGCTGCTCCCGGATCGGACCCTGCTGCTGTCCCTTCCCGAAGGGGCGGGGGAGGAGCGTGCGCTCGTCCGCGATCGTGGCGTCGCGGATCGGTTCGGTGCCAGGGGACCCGAGTTCCACGCCCAAGTCGCGGCGACCTTCGAGCGGATCGCCGACGGCGAAGCCGCGCGGGTCCGCCGTGTCGATGCGGCGGGAACGCCCGAAGCCGTGACGGCCCGCCTGATGGATGCGCTCGCTGACCTCCTGCCATGA
- a CDS encoding D-alanyl-D-alanine carboxypeptidase family protein, with translation MKKLLTAVLLSAVAVTPSVAAAPPFETPAPVAYLQDLSSGAILYAKDADRRMPPASMAKMMTAYVAFDLIKKGELKLDQKFQVRPETWQRWHGPAAGSTMFLSVNEQVSVDDLLKGIITLSGNDACVVLAEGVAGTEEAFTSLMNQRAKELGLTNSHFGTSNGWPDEGRTYVSARDLATLASATIQKFPDLYKRFYSLESFTWGKTLGAGSDITQANRDPLLGRVAGADGLKTGHTEEAGYGFTGSAEQNGRRLVMVLAGLTSFNQRISESVRFMEWGFRAWRARPIAKKGKLVETADVQLGDSSTVGLVAPRDLTVTVPAGAATELTGTVVYQGPIKAPIKAGQHIADLVISSPGMEPQRLPLVAEKDVDEAGFFGRAWAGLMALFGA, from the coding sequence ATGAAGAAGCTGCTTACCGCCGTCCTGCTTTCCGCCGTCGCCGTCACGCCGTCGGTAGCCGCTGCGCCCCCGTTCGAGACTCCGGCGCCCGTCGCCTATCTCCAGGACCTGTCCTCGGGCGCCATCCTGTATGCCAAGGATGCGGACCGCCGCATGCCGCCGGCATCCATGGCCAAGATGATGACCGCCTATGTGGCGTTCGACCTCATCAAGAAGGGCGAGCTGAAGCTCGACCAGAAGTTCCAGGTGCGCCCCGAAACCTGGCAGCGCTGGCACGGTCCGGCCGCCGGCTCGACCATGTTCCTGTCCGTCAACGAGCAGGTGAGCGTCGACGATTTGCTGAAGGGGATTATCACCCTGTCCGGCAACGACGCATGCGTCGTCCTGGCCGAAGGTGTCGCGGGCACCGAAGAGGCGTTCACGAGCCTGATGAACCAGCGCGCCAAGGAGCTTGGGCTGACCAACAGCCACTTCGGCACGTCCAACGGCTGGCCGGATGAAGGCCGCACCTATGTCAGCGCGCGAGACCTGGCGACGCTTGCTTCCGCGACGATCCAGAAATTCCCCGATCTCTACAAGCGCTTCTATTCGCTGGAGAGCTTCACCTGGGGCAAGACGCTGGGTGCGGGCAGCGACATCACCCAGGCAAACCGTGACCCGCTGCTCGGGCGCGTCGCCGGCGCCGACGGCCTGAAGACCGGCCACACCGAGGAAGCCGGCTATGGTTTCACCGGTTCGGCCGAACAGAACGGCCGGCGCCTGGTGATGGTGCTGGCGGGGCTGACGAGCTTCAACCAGCGCATTTCCGAATCGGTCCGATTCATGGAGTGGGGCTTCCGTGCGTGGCGTGCCCGGCCCATCGCGAAGAAGGGCAAGCTGGTCGAAACCGCCGATGTCCAGCTGGGTGACAGCAGCACCGTCGGCCTCGTCGCTCCGCGCGACCTGACCGTCACGGTTCCGGCGGGCGCCGCCACCGAGCTCACGGGCACGGTCGTATATCAGGGCCCGATCAAGGCGCCGATCAAGGCCGGCCAGCATATCGCCGATCTCGTCATCTCCTCGCCCGGCATGGAGCCGCAGCGCCTGCCGCTGGTGGCCGAGAAGGACGTGGACGAGGCCGGCTTCTTCGGTCGCGCCTGGGCGGGCCTGATGGCGCTGTTCGGCGCTTGA
- the metG gene encoding methionine--tRNA ligase — protein sequence MAEPYYITTAIHYPNGKPHIGHAYEMIAADAIARFHRQAGRDVRFQTGTDEHGLKMMQTARKRGMEVRALADEMSSYFHEMADRLDISYDRFIRTVEPAHYAASQAIWQAMADAGDLYLSRYEGWYSVRDEAFYEEKELTDGEGGVRLSPQGTPVEWTAEETWFFRLSKYQQPLLDFYAAHPEFIQPESRRNEVLRFVEGGLADLSVSRTSFDWGVPVPGSPGHVMYVWVDALTNYLTGAGYPDGGDMARFWPADLHLIGKDIVRFHAVYWPAFLMSAKLALPRQVFGHGFLLNRGEKMSKSTGNVIDPMALAGLYGVDALRYFLLRDISFGQDGTFSDEAIVTRANADLANSFGNLAQRTLSFIAKNLDGVLPLPGRSDPADDALLAQVAEAGAAFREEFAALSLGQALESWMRGVFACNQYIDAQAPWSLRKTDPERMHAVLGTLVRAIRNLAILVWPVIPTSAGRVLDQLGQDARDHGALADSDWYIRAADVDFRIAPPAPIFPRLALEEAAVSA from the coding sequence ATGGCCGAGCCCTATTACATCACCACCGCGATCCATTATCCCAACGGCAAGCCGCACATCGGCCACGCCTATGAGATGATCGCCGCCGACGCGATCGCGCGTTTTCACCGCCAGGCGGGCCGCGACGTCCGCTTCCAGACCGGGACCGACGAGCACGGCCTCAAGATGATGCAGACCGCACGCAAGCGGGGCATGGAAGTGCGCGCGCTTGCCGACGAAATGTCGAGCTATTTCCATGAGATGGCGGACAGGCTTGACATCTCCTATGATCGCTTCATCCGTACCGTGGAGCCTGCGCACTATGCGGCCAGCCAGGCGATCTGGCAGGCAATGGCCGATGCCGGCGACCTGTATCTGTCGCGCTACGAGGGCTGGTATTCCGTTCGCGACGAGGCGTTCTACGAAGAGAAGGAACTGACCGACGGGGAAGGGGGCGTTCGCCTTTCGCCGCAGGGGACCCCTGTCGAGTGGACCGCCGAGGAGACCTGGTTCTTCCGGCTTTCCAAGTACCAGCAGCCGCTGCTCGATTTCTATGCGGCGCATCCGGAGTTCATCCAGCCCGAGAGCCGGCGCAACGAAGTGCTGCGCTTCGTCGAGGGAGGGCTCGCCGACTTGTCGGTGTCGCGTACCAGCTTCGACTGGGGCGTGCCGGTGCCGGGGAGCCCCGGCCACGTCATGTACGTCTGGGTCGACGCACTGACCAATTACCTCACGGGCGCCGGCTATCCGGATGGTGGGGACATGGCGCGCTTCTGGCCCGCCGATTTGCACCTGATCGGAAAGGACATCGTCCGCTTCCATGCGGTTTATTGGCCCGCCTTCCTGATGTCCGCTAAGCTTGCACTGCCGCGGCAGGTATTCGGCCATGGCTTCCTCCTCAACCGCGGGGAGAAAATGTCCAAGTCGACCGGCAACGTCATCGACCCGATGGCCCTTGCAGGCTTGTACGGTGTCGATGCCCTGCGATACTTCCTGCTGCGCGACATCAGCTTCGGCCAGGACGGAACCTTCTCGGACGAGGCGATCGTCACGCGTGCCAACGCCGATCTCGCGAACAGCTTCGGGAATCTCGCCCAGCGCACCTTGTCGTTCATCGCCAAGAACCTGGACGGCGTGCTGCCGTTGCCCGGTCGGAGTGACCCCGCCGACGACGCTTTGCTCGCGCAGGTGGCGGAGGCAGGCGCCGCATTTCGCGAAGAGTTCGCCGCCCTTTCCCTGGGCCAGGCACTGGAAAGCTGGATGCGGGGGGTGTTCGCCTGCAACCAGTATATCGACGCACAAGCGCCTTGGTCGCTGCGCAAGACCGACCCGGAGCGGATGCATGCCGTGCTTGGAACGCTGGTGCGGGCCATCCGCAATCTTGCAATCCTGGTATGGCCGGTGATCCCCACCTCGGCCGGTCGTGTGCTCGACCAGTTGGGCCAAGATGCGCGCGATCATGGCGCGCTCGCTGACTCCGACTGGTACATCCGTGCGGCGGACGTGGACTTCCGCATTGCTCCGCCCGCACCGATCTTCCCGCGGCTCGCGCTGGAAGAGGCTGCGGTATCCGCATGA
- a CDS encoding AAA family ATPase yields MIKLVGNRAAHDAFFTAAERGGLHHAWLLAGPEGVGKASFARVAASRLLAHAVDPRVPVRGGALPEEDRTAALIAAGSHPDYREMARQPKDPAKPDENLARSIPIAQVRALQPMFATKPSLSERRVVLIDAIDDLETAAANALLKNLEEPPAGTIFLLISHAPGRLLPTIRSRCRMLRFERLSDAEVGTVVREAMPDVSDVECDALVRGGEGSPGRALAFAGLDVAALERAMAAIARDGDPSNALRGKLAKALGGKAAQHRYEAFLERAPSFIAARARERSGVALHTALGAYEAARALAAAAPGLSLDAQATVFEMGGILARLAEQDGLQSRGAMH; encoded by the coding sequence ATGATTAAACTCGTCGGGAATCGGGCCGCGCACGACGCCTTCTTCACGGCGGCAGAGCGGGGTGGGCTGCACCACGCCTGGCTCCTGGCGGGGCCGGAGGGCGTGGGGAAGGCGAGCTTCGCCCGCGTGGCGGCGAGCCGCCTGCTTGCGCACGCGGTCGATCCACGGGTGCCGGTTCGCGGAGGCGCGCTTCCCGAGGAGGACCGAACCGCGGCGCTGATCGCGGCGGGGTCTCACCCGGACTATCGTGAAATGGCTCGCCAGCCAAAGGACCCGGCGAAGCCCGACGAGAACCTCGCCCGCAGTATCCCGATCGCGCAGGTGCGTGCACTCCAGCCGATGTTCGCGACCAAGCCGTCGCTGTCCGAACGGCGCGTGGTGCTGATCGACGCGATCGACGACTTGGAGACCGCAGCTGCCAACGCGCTTCTGAAGAACCTCGAGGAGCCGCCCGCCGGCACGATCTTCCTGCTGATCAGCCATGCGCCCGGCCGTCTGCTCCCGACGATCCGCTCGCGCTGCCGGATGCTGCGCTTCGAGCGGCTTTCGGATGCGGAGGTGGGGACCGTCGTCCGGGAAGCGATGCCAGACGTGAGCGATGTCGAATGCGATGCGCTGGTCCGCGGGGGCGAAGGATCGCCCGGTCGCGCGCTCGCCTTCGCTGGCCTCGACGTCGCGGCCCTAGAGCGCGCTATGGCGGCGATCGCCCGCGACGGCGATCCAAGCAACGCGCTGCGCGGCAAGCTCGCCAAGGCACTCGGCGGCAAGGCCGCGCAGCACCGGTATGAAGCGTTCCTGGAGCGCGCACCGAGCTTCATCGCTGCCAGAGCGCGTGAGCGCAGTGGCGTCGCCTTGCACACGGCGCTGGGCGCCTATGAGGCGGCACGCGCCCTCGCGGCGGCAGCACCGGGCCTCTCGCTGGACGCGCAGGCGACGGTGTTCGAGATGGGCGGCATTCTTGCGCGTCTCGCAGAGCAGGACGGGCTTCAATCGCGCGGAGCGATGCACTAG
- a CDS encoding TatD family hydrolase, translating into MKLADSHCHLNYKGVFEQQPEVLARARSAGVVAMLNISTRENEWDAVIGTAEREPDVWATIGIHPNEADSYPEVDTERLVARAAHPRVVGIGETGLDYYYEHSDRARQQASFRSHLAACRQTGLPVVVHTRDAEADTAAILKEELGKGSFLGVIHCFTGTAEFARQALDIGFYISISGIVTFKNARELQETARWLPRERLLVETDAPFLAPVPHRGRPGEPAYVADTCRFLADLRGEDVEELADATRANFHALFAKTIA; encoded by the coding sequence ATGAAGCTCGCCGACAGCCACTGCCACCTGAACTACAAGGGTGTGTTCGAGCAGCAGCCGGAGGTGCTGGCACGTGCTCGGAGCGCCGGCGTGGTGGCGATGCTCAACATTTCGACGCGTGAGAACGAGTGGGACGCGGTGATCGGCACCGCAGAGCGTGAGCCGGACGTCTGGGCGACCATCGGCATCCACCCGAACGAAGCGGACAGCTACCCGGAGGTAGATACTGAGCGGCTTGTTGCCCGTGCCGCCCATCCTCGCGTCGTAGGCATCGGGGAGACCGGACTGGATTACTACTACGAGCATTCCGATCGCGCCCGGCAGCAAGCGAGCTTCCGCAGCCATCTTGCCGCCTGCCGGCAAACCGGCCTCCCGGTGGTAGTGCACACACGGGATGCCGAAGCGGATACCGCCGCCATCCTGAAGGAAGAGCTGGGGAAGGGGAGCTTCCTCGGCGTGATCCATTGCTTCACCGGCACTGCCGAGTTCGCGCGCCAGGCGCTCGATATCGGCTTCTACATCTCCATTTCCGGCATCGTGACGTTCAAGAACGCGCGCGAACTCCAGGAGACGGCACGATGGCTGCCGCGCGAGCGCCTGCTGGTGGAGACCGATGCGCCTTTCCTCGCGCCGGTGCCGCATCGCGGACGTCCGGGCGAGCCCGCCTATGTCGCGGACACCTGCCGCTTCCTTGCGGACCTGCGCGGGGAGGATGTCGAAGAGCTGGCGGATGCCACCCGCGCGAACTTCCACGCGCTGTTTGCGAAAACGATCGCGTGA
- a CDS encoding MBL fold metallo-hydrolase, producing MKIRILGSGTSSGVPRLGGDWGACDPTDPRNRRTRVSALVETDTTRILIDTGPDMRQQLLDAEVADVDAVLWTHDHADHCHGIDDLRQLFHLRGQPVRGYARPETLAVLQERFGYVFFGRNGYRATVDAQELPDRLRIGDIDISVTDQPHGAIRSAGLRFESGGRSVVYATDFNEVTDAMLALYRGCDLMVVDALRDAPHPTHPTVDEALALIKACGDPRAVLIHMDHSLDYRALRSRLPAHVEPGFDGLELAA from the coding sequence GTGAAGATCCGCATCCTGGGCTCCGGCACTTCGTCGGGCGTGCCGCGGCTCGGCGGCGACTGGGGAGCATGCGATCCGACCGATCCTCGCAACCGGCGTACGCGGGTGTCGGCACTGGTTGAGACGGACACTACACGCATCCTGATCGATACCGGTCCCGACATGCGGCAGCAGCTGCTCGATGCCGAGGTGGCAGACGTGGATGCGGTGCTCTGGACCCACGACCATGCCGATCACTGCCACGGCATCGACGACCTGCGGCAGCTATTCCATCTGCGCGGACAGCCGGTACGCGGCTATGCCCGTCCTGAGACACTGGCAGTGCTGCAGGAGCGCTTCGGCTACGTCTTCTTCGGCCGCAATGGCTACCGGGCAACCGTCGACGCGCAGGAGCTCCCCGACCGGCTGCGGATCGGCGACATCGACATTTCCGTGACCGATCAGCCGCATGGAGCGATCCGGTCCGCGGGCCTTCGCTTCGAAAGCGGTGGTCGTTCCGTCGTTTACGCGACGGACTTCAATGAAGTGACAGACGCGATGCTTGCGCTTTACCGAGGGTGCGACCTGATGGTCGTCGATGCGCTCCGCGATGCACCGCATCCGACGCACCCGACGGTGGACGAGGCGCTGGCGCTGATAAAGGCGTGCGGCGATCCGCGAGCGGTGTTGATCCACATGGACCACAGCCTGGATTACCGAGCGCTTCGATCCCGGCTGCCTGCGCACGTCGAGCCCGGCTTCGACGGCTTGGAACTGGCCGCGTGA